In one Brevibacterium sp. CBA3109 genomic region, the following are encoded:
- a CDS encoding HesB/IscA family protein, translating to MTVTNEAMATHEVELSSTAADKVRSLLQQEGRDDLRLRVAVQPGGCSGLIYQLYFDERQLDGDAVRDFDGVEVIVDRMSVPYLGGSTIDFADTIEKQGFTIDNPNAGGSCACGDSFH from the coding sequence ATGACTGTGACGAACGAAGCAATGGCCACGCACGAGGTTGAACTGTCGAGCACGGCAGCTGATAAGGTGCGCAGCCTGTTGCAGCAGGAAGGTCGCGATGACCTGCGTCTGCGTGTGGCCGTTCAGCCCGGCGGCTGCTCTGGTCTGATCTATCAGCTGTACTTCGACGAGCGTCAGCTTGACGGTGATGCCGTACGCGACTTCGACGGCGTCGAAGTCATCGTCGACCGGATGAGCGTGCCCTACCTCGGCGGCTCGACCATCGACTTCGCAGACACCATCGAGAAGCAGGGCTTCACGATCGACAACCCGAACGCTGGCGGTTCCTGCGCCTGCGGCGACTCGTTCCACTGA
- a CDS encoding leucyl/phenylalanyl-tRNA--protein transferase, with product MDLEDLRAVSYTATQSQVLSSYRAGLFPMGIGSGGTGRMGWWAPRRRGVLLPRDLKVSKSLRKSMHRFECSVDRDFEQVIRACADPNRPGNWITEDIIRLYLGLHADGWAHSVEVRSEGVLVGGLYGVAIGSFFAGESMFHTQRDASKAALVHLVSLFDETTPPTPPTSVGAVADTTEWLIDTQWQTSHLASLGVSEISGLDYLSRLDSALRGDRCQVILNK from the coding sequence ATGGACCTGGAGGATCTGCGCGCCGTGTCATACACGGCAACGCAGTCCCAGGTCCTCTCTTCGTATCGGGCTGGACTCTTCCCCATGGGCATCGGCAGCGGCGGAACCGGACGCATGGGGTGGTGGGCCCCGCGACGTCGCGGTGTACTTCTCCCGCGAGACCTCAAAGTCAGCAAGAGCCTGCGTAAATCGATGCACCGCTTCGAATGCAGCGTCGACAGGGATTTCGAACAGGTCATCCGCGCCTGCGCGGATCCCAACAGGCCCGGCAACTGGATCACCGAAGACATCATTCGCCTTTACCTCGGCCTCCACGCGGATGGGTGGGCGCATTCTGTCGAGGTCAGATCCGAGGGCGTCCTCGTCGGGGGACTCTACGGCGTTGCCATAGGCTCGTTCTTCGCCGGAGAATCGATGTTTCACACCCAGCGCGATGCCTCCAAAGCCGCGCTCGTCCACCTGGTCTCCCTGTTCGACGAAACCACGCCCCCAACTCCTCCCACCTCGGTCGGCGCCGTTGCCGACACGACTGAATGGCTCATTGATACACAGTGGCAGACATCACACCTTGCAAGCCTCGGCGTGTCGGAGATCAGCGGTCTCGACTACTTGTCTCGGCTAGATTCCGCTCTCCGCGGGGATCGTTGTCAGGTTATTCTCAACAAATGA
- the coxB gene encoding cytochrome c oxidase subunit II translates to MDSPNQAGPGRSWAKRLGTLGAVAVLALLSGCTKEQISTGFFPAESKGATNHTEAYTSLWNGAWIALLIVGLIVWGLILWAMIAYRRRKNDRGLPVQLRYSMPIEILFTVTPVILVLGFFFQSVQVMDKTTDDTTPGEQVIEVAAKQWAWDFNYVNQDVYFAGTQVHLDGSEKPGEKAPTLYLPVDTDLEIRLRSRDVIHSFWVPAFLEKRDMIPGHDQSLHLRAEKEGEYVGKCAELCGEYHSEMLFNVKVVSKAEFDDYTKSLADDGNTGQLGPEYDRNWYPKEGAEK, encoded by the coding sequence GTGGATTCTCCGAATCAGGCAGGACCGGGAAGGTCCTGGGCGAAGCGGCTCGGCACTCTGGGCGCCGTCGCTGTACTGGCGTTGCTGTCCGGCTGCACGAAAGAGCAGATCTCCACAGGATTCTTCCCCGCCGAATCGAAGGGCGCCACCAACCACACCGAGGCATACACCTCACTGTGGAACGGTGCATGGATCGCCCTGCTGATCGTGGGGCTGATCGTGTGGGGCCTCATTCTGTGGGCGATGATCGCCTACCGCCGCCGCAAGAACGATCGCGGACTGCCTGTGCAGCTGCGCTACAGTATGCCGATCGAAATCCTGTTCACGGTCACTCCAGTCATCCTGGTCCTCGGATTTTTCTTCCAGAGCGTCCAGGTAATGGACAAGACCACCGACGACACCACTCCCGGTGAACAGGTCATCGAAGTCGCCGCAAAGCAATGGGCATGGGACTTCAACTACGTCAATCAAGACGTGTACTTCGCGGGAACGCAGGTCCACCTCGACGGCTCTGAGAAGCCGGGGGAGAAGGCACCGACCCTCTACCTCCCGGTCGACACCGACCTCGAGATCAGACTGCGTTCACGCGATGTCATCCACTCGTTCTGGGTCCCCGCCTTCCTCGAGAAGCGCGACATGATTCCTGGTCATGACCAGAGTCTGCATCTGCGCGCCGAGAAAGAAGGCGAGTACGTGGGCAAGTGTGCCGAGCTGTGTGGTGAGTACCACTCGGAGATGCTCTTCAATGTGAAGGTCGTGTCCAAGGCCGAGTTCGACGACTACACCAAGTCTCTCGCCGACGACGGCAACACTGGTCAGCTCGGTCCTGAATACGATCGCAACT